The genomic region TCAAGACCTACGATGTTCTGATCAAATCGCTCTGAAGCCTGGGGTTGCATTTTAATTTTAAAGAAAAAAGAAAAATCAGAGGTAGTTGTTGCGCCGGAGCCATTCAACCTGCGGCCCGGTATACCGGTAAATGATATCGCACTTCTCATCCTGGAAATTCCAGGGGATGACGATGAGGATATCCCCTTCGCGGATCCAGACTTTCTTCTTGATCTTGCCCTTTATCCGTCCCATCCTCGTCACGCCATCGAAACAGCGGACCCGGATATGATTGGCGCCCATCATCAGTTCGGCAAAACCGAACATCTCGCGGTTGCGCTTCTGGGGCAGCTTGACCCGGATTACCTCGTCTCCCGGGGGAGCTCCC from uncultured Methanoregula sp. harbors:
- the eif1A gene encoding translation initiation factor eIF-1A, with the protein product MTDKKPGAPPGDEVIRVKLPQKRNREMFGFAELMMGANHIRVRCFDGVTRMGRIKGKIKKKVWIREGDILIVIPWNFQDEKCDIIYRYTGPQVEWLRRNNYL